From a single Chitinophaga sp. Cy-1792 genomic region:
- a CDS encoding MarR family winged helix-turn-helix transcriptional regulator, translating into MGKVSTFSPEQQADNTASKVVAALERLSEAFRVLLWQEATQYGLSPIQIQVLTYLLHYPEEKRTVTSLASYFNMTKATISDAVKSLEQKKYIVRKASLTDTRSHSLQLVKEGKALAKKVERFAQPLQDSVDSVPVKEQGALLEQLMQLIYQLNQEEVTSTQQMCFNCQFYTQKKGHYCGLHKAAMKPNDLRVECSDFDLRLEEA; encoded by the coding sequence ATGGGGAAAGTATCCACATTCAGCCCCGAGCAACAGGCCGACAACACAGCGAGCAAGGTTGTAGCCGCTTTGGAGCGTTTATCAGAAGCATTTAGAGTACTTCTCTGGCAAGAGGCCACTCAGTATGGATTAAGTCCCATACAAATTCAAGTTCTCACTTATTTGCTACATTATCCGGAAGAGAAGCGTACAGTGACCTCACTGGCTTCTTATTTTAACATGACTAAAGCTACGATCAGTGATGCTGTAAAATCACTGGAGCAGAAGAAGTACATCGTTAGAAAAGCCAGTCTGACTGACACTCGCAGTCACAGTCTGCAACTGGTGAAAGAAGGAAAAGCACTGGCAAAGAAAGTAGAACGTTTTGCACAGCCATTACAGGACAGTGTAGATTCGGTACCTGTGAAAGAGCAGGGAGCATTGCTGGAGCAATTAATGCAATTGATTTATCAGCTAAATCAGGAAGAAGTGACCAGTACACAGCAGATGTGCTTTAACTGTCAGTTCTATACCCAGAAAAAGGGTCACTATTGTGGATTGCATAAAGCAGCCATGAAGCCTAATGATCTTCGGGTAGAATGTTCCGATTTCGATTTACGGTTAGAAGAAGCCTGA
- a CDS encoding protoglobin domain-containing protein, whose amino-acid sequence MQKNEDLIDDTDGSVPAITLRELILLKRLLLYTRKDEELLREAAPMLKQSATGILRKWYAFIQADNYLAQYFSDIKDEDAFLASRMGEWLNQLLTIQEIPHADLIERKIKEGDSLNMSLDPALLRYLVAFSYPVINAGNEVLYRAGYKEAILAGMQLAWYKAVTLSVALWAYPFRASKSSGTYLSR is encoded by the coding sequence ATGCAAAAAAACGAAGATCTGATAGATGATACTGATGGGAGTGTTCCTGCCATAACTTTAAGAGAGCTAATATTATTAAAGCGACTGTTACTATATACCCGTAAAGATGAAGAACTGCTCAGGGAAGCTGCGCCCATGCTAAAACAATCCGCCACTGGTATTTTAAGGAAATGGTACGCATTTATTCAGGCGGATAATTATCTTGCCCAATACTTTAGCGATATAAAAGATGAAGACGCTTTTCTTGCATCACGTATGGGGGAATGGTTGAATCAGCTATTAACCATACAGGAAATTCCTCATGCAGACCTGATCGAGAGAAAAATAAAAGAAGGAGATAGTCTTAACATGTCATTGGATCCGGCCTTGTTAAGATATCTGGTAGCCTTTTCTTACCCGGTAATTAACGCCGGTAATGAGGTATTATATAGAGCAGGCTATAAGGAAGCCATCCTTGCAGGCATGCAACTGGCGTGGTATAAGGCTGTTACGTTGAGTGTAGCTTTATGGGCATATCCATTCAGGGCATCTAAAAGCAGCGGCACATACTTATCAAGATAG
- a CDS encoding chloride channel protein produces the protein MRNRLYYLNNERFSLLPKSGQIASSSNDVAESISLLRLLILTIPATLTGIGLAWLISYLLPLLTNLVLLGKIGYTYPDPEDSGLGFFLVLVPVAGAVIWLLFRHKQKLLNATGLTTAVATGAPLGTESPVWLAGMAVNNKIADIAGMNTTARNALRMAAIAAGFAWCFGTPVAAFMFAAELLMAEITLAAILPVVTATLLTAVAQYFLHPVNYNVRIANVNDYTLYGLYLIVGVVSALLGALVVKCNRWLSSKGVLMAAKSKWWLLFAAVITGVCCYYYPEMFGSGEQQLIPLLNGAVTLKLIFLFCFVKLFMWVVYSALLDTGAGVISLFLIGAAWGLLTGFIFQVSFPGIHVDPAVAAIAGMLAFFTGTTRAVFTALIMGLEISHAPALLPMTAIACTSAYLISRLLPVTKKKAIESIA, from the coding sequence ATGAGGAATAGGCTCTACTATTTAAACAATGAACGATTTTCCCTGCTGCCTAAGTCCGGGCAAATCGCCAGCTCATCCAATGATGTAGCTGAAAGTATTTCCTTGCTCAGGCTGTTAATATTAACAATCCCAGCCACCCTTACCGGCATCGGACTCGCCTGGCTGATAAGTTACCTGTTACCTTTATTGACCAACCTGGTATTATTGGGGAAGATAGGCTATACTTATCCAGATCCTGAAGATAGTGGCCTCGGCTTCTTCCTGGTACTTGTTCCGGTAGCAGGCGCTGTAATATGGCTATTATTCCGCCACAAACAAAAATTATTAAACGCCACCGGTCTGACAACAGCGGTTGCAACGGGTGCTCCACTCGGAACAGAATCTCCTGTATGGCTGGCTGGCATGGCCGTAAATAATAAAATCGCAGACATCGCCGGTATGAATACAACGGCGCGTAATGCCCTCCGTATGGCCGCCATTGCTGCCGGATTTGCCTGGTGCTTCGGTACCCCGGTTGCTGCATTCATGTTTGCCGCTGAATTGCTGATGGCAGAAATAACATTAGCTGCTATCCTGCCGGTAGTTACTGCTACTTTATTAACGGCAGTTGCACAATACTTTTTACATCCTGTTAATTATAACGTTAGGATAGCTAACGTTAATGATTACACGCTGTATGGGTTATATCTGATTGTCGGTGTAGTGAGTGCATTACTGGGTGCGCTGGTAGTAAAATGTAACAGATGGTTGTCTTCAAAAGGCGTATTAATGGCTGCTAAGTCAAAATGGTGGCTGCTCTTCGCTGCGGTTATCACCGGTGTTTGCTGTTATTATTATCCGGAGATGTTTGGAAGCGGAGAACAACAGCTGATCCCGTTACTAAACGGTGCGGTCACGTTGAAGTTAATATTCCTTTTCTGTTTTGTGAAGTTGTTTATGTGGGTGGTATACAGTGCGCTGCTGGATACAGGGGCCGGTGTAATTTCTTTGTTTCTCATAGGCGCGGCCTGGGGCCTGCTGACAGGATTTATTTTCCAGGTTTCCTTTCCGGGAATTCATGTAGACCCTGCGGTTGCCGCCATCGCCGGTATGCTGGCATTCTTTACTGGTACTACGAGGGCCGTATTCACCGCTTTAATAATGGGATTGGAAATAAGCCATGCACCGGCATTATTACCAATGACAGCGATAGCATGCACCAGCGCATATCTGATAAGCAGACTACTACCAGTTACTAAAAAGAAAGCCATAGAAAGCATAGCATAA
- a CDS encoding multidrug efflux SMR transporter: MAWLFLIIGGLFEVGFTVSLKYSENFSKLWPSISFFICITLSFFFLNKAINGGLPIGTSYAVWTGIGAAGTAIAGMIFFKEPAVFWRIFFLLTLIGSIAGLKFVSGGE; this comes from the coding sequence ATGGCTTGGTTATTCCTGATTATAGGAGGCCTGTTTGAAGTGGGCTTTACTGTATCCTTAAAGTATTCTGAGAACTTTAGTAAGCTCTGGCCTTCAATAAGTTTCTTTATCTGTATTACGCTGAGTTTCTTCTTTCTGAATAAAGCAATTAACGGCGGATTGCCGATAGGAACATCCTATGCAGTGTGGACCGGCATCGGCGCCGCTGGCACTGCCATTGCGGGCATGATCTTCTTTAAAGAACCTGCTGTATTCTGGCGTATATTCTTCCTGTTGACGCTGATTGGTTCCATTGCAGGACTGAAGTTCGTATCAGGGGGAGAATAA
- a CDS encoding glycosyltransferase family 2 protein, which produces MLTGNCSTTLLISTYNWPAALNLCLKSIYEQTLLPNEVIICDDGSREDTTELIKTFQQNFPVPLIHVWQPDEGFKLAQIRNKGIAKASGDYIIQIDGDLVLEKHFIADHVALAEQGYFVTGSRVGLTPDLTRNAFDKEAVDMRVVPLAYKFNAMRIPFISNLLSKTYKQWGKHKYYVKGCNMAFWKKDLVLVNGYDEIFVGWGQEDTDIAIRLLNAGIKKKFIKLRGVAFHLYHKEASREKDQENQRLTKLAISSGKKYATQGLSAYL; this is translated from the coding sequence ATGCTAACTGGCAATTGTTCGACAACTTTGCTGATTTCTACCTATAACTGGCCTGCTGCACTAAATCTTTGCCTCAAAAGTATTTATGAACAAACGTTGTTACCCAACGAAGTGATCATTTGTGATGATGGTTCCCGGGAAGATACTACCGAACTCATCAAAACATTTCAGCAAAATTTTCCGGTTCCTTTAATTCATGTCTGGCAGCCTGATGAAGGTTTCAAGCTGGCACAAATCCGTAATAAAGGAATTGCTAAAGCCTCCGGAGACTATATTATTCAGATTGATGGAGACCTGGTTCTGGAGAAACATTTTATTGCCGACCATGTGGCCCTGGCAGAACAAGGCTATTTTGTGACCGGCAGCCGTGTTGGTCTCACTCCCGACCTCACCAGAAATGCATTTGACAAAGAAGCCGTGGATATGCGCGTGGTTCCGCTGGCCTATAAATTCAATGCCATGCGCATCCCCTTTATTTCCAACCTGCTGTCAAAAACATACAAGCAGTGGGGTAAACATAAATATTATGTAAAAGGCTGTAATATGGCCTTCTGGAAAAAAGACCTGGTGCTCGTAAACGGATACGATGAAATTTTTGTTGGATGGGGACAGGAGGATACCGATATCGCCATCCGCCTGTTGAATGCCGGCATTAAAAAGAAATTCATAAAGCTTCGTGGGGTGGCATTTCATCTATACCATAAAGAAGCATCCCGCGAGAAAGATCAGGAAAACCAGCGGTTAACCAAACTGGCGATCAGCTCCGGTAAAAAATACGCCACACAGGGCCTTAGCGCATATCTGTAA
- a CDS encoding LON peptidase substrate-binding domain-containing protein, protein MTNFIPLFPLGVVTYPGEQLNLHVFEPRFKQLVAECVAEGKYFGIPAVVDKKVMEYGTLVKVEKVEKLYDNGEMDVITRGDRIFRVLEKIETIPQKLYTGAIVSYPENNLTVSPRLLGEVLHGIRELHAILQVHKSFKKADQELLSYDVAHHAGLSLSEEYEMLHLFYEIQRLEFLKRHLHKVIPMMAEMEKLKERVKLNGHFRNLSADNE, encoded by the coding sequence ATGACTAACTTTATACCCTTATTTCCGCTTGGCGTAGTGACTTATCCGGGAGAACAGCTGAATCTGCATGTTTTTGAACCCCGGTTTAAGCAATTGGTGGCGGAATGTGTAGCTGAGGGTAAGTATTTTGGTATTCCTGCTGTGGTAGATAAAAAGGTGATGGAATATGGCACCCTGGTGAAAGTAGAGAAGGTGGAAAAACTCTATGATAACGGCGAAATGGATGTTATCACCCGTGGCGACAGGATTTTCAGGGTACTGGAAAAGATAGAGACAATTCCTCAGAAGCTATATACCGGCGCTATTGTGAGTTATCCGGAAAACAACCTCACGGTGAGTCCGCGCTTATTGGGCGAGGTTCTGCATGGTATCCGGGAACTGCACGCCATCCTCCAGGTACACAAATCCTTTAAGAAAGCTGATCAGGAGCTCCTCTCCTATGATGTTGCCCATCATGCCGGTCTTTCCCTGTCGGAAGAATACGAAATGCTGCACCTGTTTTATGAAATCCAGCGGCTGGAATTTCTAAAAAGACATCTTCATAAAGTAATTCCGATGATGGCAGAAATGGAAAAGCTGAAGGAGCGGGTCAAATTAAACGGACATTTTAGAAATTTATCCGCAGATAATGAGTGA
- the lptC gene encoding LPS export ABC transporter periplasmic protein LptC has translation MIKRIIYFFLIAITVSSCENDIQAVMEFDSKKAAVENGSDIVAMFSQNGKVSAKLLAPSMERSLDKPTYVEFKKGLKLLMYDTTLQVTSTLTAKHGKYLEEEGYVYLRDSVVLVTAKGETLNTNELNYDPKRKIFYSTKEVFINTPTSQLHGWGLEANEDFSVKKIISVSGPITIEDSTSMSQDAAPGDSLAPASAPAPATIQPAGVPAGVSDSAHPATSPANPTTPPASPSPAPPKPVVNVPARLQPSPVATPAGQQQQNGVRLLEKPKHPHIKPVRS, from the coding sequence ATGATAAAAAGGATTATATATTTTTTTCTGATAGCCATTACGGTTAGTAGTTGTGAGAATGATATTCAGGCTGTAATGGAATTCGACTCCAAGAAAGCCGCCGTGGAGAATGGATCAGACATCGTTGCCATGTTCAGCCAGAACGGTAAGGTAAGCGCCAAACTGCTGGCACCTTCTATGGAGAGGAGCCTGGACAAACCTACCTACGTAGAGTTCAAGAAAGGACTCAAATTGCTGATGTACGATACAACCTTACAGGTAACCAGTACACTCACCGCCAAACATGGTAAATACCTGGAAGAAGAAGGCTACGTTTATCTACGGGATAGCGTGGTATTGGTAACTGCCAAAGGCGAAACGCTGAATACCAACGAGTTAAATTACGATCCTAAGCGTAAGATTTTCTATTCCACCAAAGAAGTATTTATTAATACGCCTACTTCACAGCTGCATGGCTGGGGATTGGAGGCTAATGAAGACTTCAGTGTTAAGAAGATTATCAGCGTAAGCGGACCTATTACCATTGAGGATAGTACGTCTATGTCGCAGGATGCTGCACCTGGCGACAGCCTTGCTCCGGCATCAGCGCCGGCGCCTGCAACGATACAGCCTGCGGGAGTCCCTGCCGGTGTATCTGACAGTGCGCATCCGGCAACATCTCCGGCTAATCCTACAACACCTCCTGCTTCACCGTCGCCTGCTCCGCCAAAACCGGTAGTTAATGTACCGGCAAGGCTGCAGCCATCGCCGGTAGCCACACCGGCAGGGCAGCAACAGCAGAATGGCGTAAGGCTATTAGAGAAGCCTAAGCACCCGCACATAAAACCGGTTCGATCATAG
- a CDS encoding tRNA-binding protein — MELINWQDFEKIEMRVGTILEANDFPGARNPAYQLLIDFGPEIGQRKSSAQITVNYSKEALIGKQIVAVVNFPPKQIARFMSECLVLGVVGDNKAVTLLQPGLPVENGQRIA; from the coding sequence ATGGAATTAATTAATTGGCAGGACTTCGAAAAAATAGAAATGAGAGTGGGGACAATTCTGGAGGCAAACGACTTTCCGGGAGCCCGTAACCCCGCCTATCAGTTACTGATAGATTTTGGCCCTGAAATAGGGCAACGCAAATCCTCCGCACAGATTACAGTCAATTATAGCAAAGAGGCACTTATCGGAAAACAGATTGTCGCAGTAGTGAATTTCCCTCCCAAACAGATAGCCCGTTTTATGTCTGAGTGTTTAGTTTTGGGAGTAGTCGGTGATAATAAAGCAGTTACCTTACTTCAACCTGGGTTGCCCGTAGAAAACGGTCAGAGAATTGCCTGA
- a CDS encoding S9 family peptidase, translating to MRSVHWLKPTYLTGAAFLLLTISTTQAQEKQDITFEQSFKGQPSNITVALPAVKGWADSEHYIEIRDKQAYSIDVRTGRATIYTAPVGGPHVDIRDNDVFYTGNDGKEIQLTSNKDQEKNPTLSPDGKYVAFTRNNDLYSVEIATKKETRYTNDGTDVIYNGWASWVYYEEILGRPTHYRAFWWSPDSKNIAYMHFDDTKVPVFPIYSEKGQHGYLENTRYPKAGDPNPAVKLGVVPVTGGATVWADFNEKDDQYFGMPFWTADSKSLWIQWMNRDQNNLKIYSINPASGTKKEIYDEQQKTWIDWFDAVPFLDNNKGFLLQSDKTGWSHLYLHNMDGSLKKQLTNGNWTVKEVLEIDQKNEMIYFTARKESSARFDLYKVSLKTGAMTRLTNGNYNNVINMAPGGKYFITTYSNLSTPSKMALTDNNGKVIRELGDSKGAAFDQYNVARTELKTYKTRDGLELPMTITMPVHMQPGKKYPILISIYGGPNAGTVYDTWKWNNLQQWWAQEGVIQVAIDNRSSGHLGKAGMNYIHRKLGLYEIQDYMDATKWLRTQPWADTNKVCMTGGSFGGYMTCMALTYGADVFNYGMANFAVTDWQLYDSHYTERYMDTPADNPDGYKSTAVMTYADKYKGLIRITHGTMDDNVHMQNCIQLIDKFENLNKHFEFMLYPGERHGWGGLKAVHSNQESWRFIYNNLLDKPFPSAFSK from the coding sequence ATGAGAAGCGTACATTGGCTAAAACCAACCTACCTGACTGGTGCAGCGTTCCTATTGCTGACGATATCAACCACCCAGGCACAGGAAAAGCAGGATATTACCTTTGAGCAATCCTTCAAAGGGCAACCCAGCAACATTACCGTCGCTTTGCCAGCAGTAAAAGGCTGGGCCGACAGTGAACATTACATCGAAATTCGTGACAAACAAGCCTACAGCATTGATGTCCGTACCGGAAGAGCTACCATCTATACCGCGCCTGTTGGCGGCCCTCATGTAGACATTCGCGATAACGACGTTTTCTACACCGGCAACGACGGTAAAGAAATTCAGCTGACCAGCAACAAAGACCAGGAAAAGAATCCTACCCTTTCCCCGGATGGTAAATACGTGGCCTTTACCCGCAACAATGACCTCTACAGCGTGGAAATTGCCACTAAAAAAGAAACCCGTTATACCAACGATGGAACGGATGTCATCTATAATGGCTGGGCATCATGGGTATATTATGAAGAAATCCTCGGACGCCCTACGCATTACCGCGCATTCTGGTGGAGCCCGGACAGTAAGAATATTGCCTACATGCATTTCGACGATACCAAAGTACCTGTATTCCCTATCTATAGCGAGAAAGGACAACATGGATATCTCGAAAACACCCGCTATCCTAAAGCCGGCGATCCTAACCCTGCGGTTAAACTGGGCGTAGTACCAGTTACTGGCGGTGCCACCGTTTGGGCCGACTTCAACGAAAAGGATGACCAGTATTTTGGTATGCCTTTCTGGACAGCAGATAGCAAAAGTCTTTGGATACAGTGGATGAACCGTGATCAGAACAACCTGAAGATCTACAGTATCAACCCTGCCTCCGGCACTAAAAAAGAAATTTACGACGAGCAGCAAAAAACCTGGATCGACTGGTTTGATGCCGTTCCTTTCCTTGATAACAATAAAGGTTTCCTGTTACAAAGTGACAAAACCGGCTGGTCGCACCTATACCTCCACAACATGGACGGCTCCCTGAAAAAGCAGCTGACCAATGGTAACTGGACCGTTAAAGAAGTACTGGAAATTGATCAGAAAAATGAAATGATCTATTTCACCGCACGTAAAGAGTCGAGCGCACGCTTCGACCTGTATAAAGTGAGCCTCAAAACCGGCGCTATGACCCGCCTGACCAATGGTAACTATAACAACGTTATTAACATGGCCCCAGGTGGTAAATACTTCATTACCACTTACTCTAACCTGTCAACTCCTTCTAAAATGGCGCTGACAGACAATAACGGTAAAGTCATCCGAGAACTCGGCGATAGTAAAGGAGCTGCTTTTGACCAGTACAATGTAGCCAGAACCGAACTGAAAACATATAAAACCCGCGATGGTCTTGAATTACCAATGACCATTACCATGCCGGTGCATATGCAGCCAGGTAAAAAATATCCGATCCTGATCAGCATCTATGGCGGACCTAATGCCGGTACCGTGTATGATACGTGGAAATGGAACAACCTGCAACAGTGGTGGGCACAGGAAGGCGTTATCCAGGTGGCTATTGATAACCGCAGCAGCGGGCATCTGGGCAAGGCCGGCATGAACTACATTCACCGTAAACTGGGCCTCTATGAAATCCAGGATTATATGGATGCTACCAAATGGCTGCGTACACAACCATGGGCAGATACCAATAAAGTTTGTATGACCGGCGGAAGCTTTGGTGGCTACATGACTTGTATGGCCCTGACTTATGGTGCAGACGTATTCAACTATGGTATGGCTAATTTCGCCGTAACAGACTGGCAGTTATATGATAGCCACTATACGGAGCGCTACATGGATACCCCGGCTGATAACCCGGATGGTTACAAATCCACTGCCGTGATGACTTACGCCGATAAATACAAAGGCCTGATCCGCATTACCCACGGTACTATGGACGATAACGTACATATGCAGAACTGTATTCAGCTCATCGATAAATTTGAAAATCTGAACAAGCATTTTGAATTTATGCTCTATCCTGGCGAGCGCCATGGCTGGGGTGGCTTAAAAGCAGTGCATTCCAACCAGGAATCCTGGAGATTTATCTATAACAACCTGTTAGATAAACCTTTCCCTTCTGCCTTCAGTAAATAA
- the lysS gene encoding lysine--tRNA ligase, producing MTQLSEQEIIRREKLQELQKLGIDPYPAAEYPVNNTSVNILTNYSEETKEQFQDVCLAGRIMSVRDMGKAAFVKLQDSVGRVQLYIRRDDICPGEDKSLYDVVFKKLTDMGDFIGVKGYVFTTKTGETSVHVSEFVMLAKALRPLPVVKEKEGETFDAVTDPEFKYRQRYADLIINPQVKEVFMKRTKIMQTIRDFYNNLGYLEVETPILQPIPGGAAARPFVTHHNALDMPLYLRIANELYLKRLIVGGFEGVYEFAKDFRNEGMDRTHNPEFTVMEMYAAYKDYEWMMTTTETLLEKVAIALHGTTKVQVGDKEIDFKAPFRRVTMYDAIKEHTGFDISEMDEAGLRDVCKQLQISVDPKIGKGKLIDEIFGEKCEGHYIQPTFITDYPVEMSPLTKKHRNKAGLVERFELMVNGKEIANAYSELNDPIDQRERFEEQVALMERGDDEAMYIDQDFLRALEYGMPPTSGIGIGIDRLTMLMTNQPSIQDVLFFPQMKQEKAD from the coding sequence ATGACACAATTATCAGAGCAGGAGATTATACGCCGGGAAAAATTACAGGAGCTGCAGAAACTGGGCATAGACCCATACCCTGCTGCCGAATATCCGGTTAACAATACTTCCGTAAACATTCTCACCAATTATTCGGAAGAAACCAAGGAGCAATTCCAGGACGTGTGCCTGGCAGGACGCATTATGAGTGTCCGTGACATGGGTAAGGCTGCTTTCGTCAAGTTACAGGATTCTGTAGGTCGCGTTCAGCTGTATATCCGTCGTGACGATATATGCCCAGGTGAAGATAAATCCCTGTATGATGTTGTTTTCAAGAAGCTCACCGATATGGGTGACTTTATTGGCGTGAAAGGGTATGTATTCACTACCAAAACAGGTGAAACATCTGTACACGTCAGCGAATTTGTTATGCTCGCAAAAGCATTGCGTCCACTGCCTGTTGTAAAGGAGAAAGAGGGCGAAACCTTTGACGCAGTAACAGATCCTGAATTCAAATACCGTCAACGCTACGCGGACCTGATCATCAATCCTCAGGTGAAAGAGGTTTTCATGAAACGTACGAAAATCATGCAGACCATCCGTGACTTCTATAACAACCTGGGTTACCTGGAAGTAGAAACACCTATCCTCCAGCCTATTCCTGGTGGCGCCGCTGCCCGTCCGTTCGTTACTCATCATAATGCACTGGATATGCCGCTGTACCTGCGTATTGCCAACGAATTATACCTGAAACGCCTGATCGTAGGTGGTTTTGAAGGTGTATACGAATTTGCGAAAGACTTCCGTAACGAAGGTATGGACCGTACCCATAATCCGGAGTTTACCGTAATGGAAATGTACGCTGCCTACAAGGACTACGAATGGATGATGACCACCACCGAAACGCTGCTGGAAAAAGTAGCCATCGCGCTGCATGGCACCACCAAAGTACAGGTTGGGGATAAAGAAATCGACTTCAAGGCACCTTTCCGTCGTGTAACCATGTACGATGCCATTAAAGAGCATACCGGTTTCGATATCTCTGAAATGGACGAAGCTGGTCTCCGTGATGTTTGCAAACAACTGCAAATCTCCGTAGATCCTAAAATCGGTAAAGGCAAACTCATCGACGAAATCTTCGGTGAAAAATGCGAAGGACACTATATCCAGCCTACTTTCATCACCGATTACCCGGTTGAAATGAGCCCGCTGACGAAGAAACACCGTAACAAAGCCGGTCTGGTAGAACGTTTTGAACTGATGGTAAACGGTAAGGAAATTGCCAACGCCTACAGTGAGCTGAACGACCCTATCGATCAGCGCGAACGCTTCGAAGAGCAGGTAGCACTTATGGAACGTGGCGATGACGAAGCAATGTACATCGATCAGGACTTCCTCCGTGCACTGGAATACGGTATGCCGCCTACCTCCGGTATCGGTATCGGTATCGACAGGCTAACCATGCTGATGACCAACCAGCCGTCTATCCAGGACGTTCTTTTCTTCCCGCAGATGAAGCAGGAAAAAGCAGATTAA
- a CDS encoding universal stress protein, with protein sequence MKTMLVPTDFSDVAYNAATYAMDMANAIGAERIVLYHAYELVVPIPDVPTSVPMVNADDLRVASMEGLEKMKKDLQALSAGKIDILLRADNTLLAATINEVCKNEEADIIIMGITGGSKLEEILVGSNTIDVVKQTTTPVLIIPATAKFKSISKVVFACDLKKVVESTPVDLLKKFMDAFHAELHVLNIDHESKHFTADTPFESLMLDTLLQGYNPVYHFIDNPNVVQGIVSFAESIQADMIITIPKKHGLFESIFKRSSTSKLAFKTQIPLLTIHE encoded by the coding sequence ATGAAAACAATGCTCGTTCCTACAGACTTTTCAGACGTAGCCTATAATGCTGCTACATACGCGATGGATATGGCCAACGCCATTGGTGCGGAGCGTATCGTCCTTTACCATGCATATGAACTGGTAGTACCCATCCCGGATGTGCCTACTTCTGTGCCCATGGTGAATGCGGACGATTTGAGGGTAGCCAGTATGGAAGGACTGGAAAAAATGAAGAAAGACCTGCAGGCGCTGAGTGCTGGTAAAATTGATATCCTGCTAAGGGCTGATAATACCCTGCTTGCCGCTACCATCAACGAAGTGTGCAAAAATGAAGAAGCAGATATTATCATTATGGGCATTACCGGTGGCAGTAAACTGGAAGAAATCCTGGTAGGTTCCAATACGATCGACGTAGTGAAACAAACTACCACGCCGGTACTTATCATCCCGGCAACCGCTAAGTTCAAATCCATCAGTAAAGTGGTTTTTGCCTGCGACCTGAAAAAAGTGGTGGAATCTACACCGGTAGATCTGCTTAAAAAATTCATGGACGCTTTTCATGCAGAACTGCATGTACTCAATATCGACCATGAAAGCAAGCATTTTACCGCCGATACACCGTTTGAATCTTTAATGCTGGATACACTGCTACAAGGCTATAATCCTGTGTATCATTTCATTGATAATCCCAATGTGGTACAGGGTATCGTATCTTTTGCCGAAAGTATCCAGGCCGATATGATCATCACGATCCCTAAAAAGCATGGCCTGTTTGAAAGCATCTTCAAAAGAAGCAGTACCAGTAAGCTGGCATTTAAAACTCAAATACCTTTGCTGACAATACACGAATAA